A portion of the Betta splendens chromosome 2, fBetSpl5.4, whole genome shotgun sequence genome contains these proteins:
- the spag17 gene encoding sperm-associated antigen 17 isoform X7, whose amino-acid sequence MSTEQPVTEKPKPYDGPWLDPGVVSYMLQSFLPLVATEEERRSVLGGLLPLVKSRKSEEDDKKIFNLSRGRTVTAMRRMHTPQVEMSTEQPVTEKPKPYDGPWLDPGVVNYMLQSFLPLVATEEERRSVLGGFLPLVKSQDDKKVEMSTEQPVTEKPKPYDGPWLDPGVVSYMLQSFQPLVATEEERRSVLGGFLPLVKSQDDKKRLAQMFEANPAQKTPEHPVIVRHHDERALRLKDVSAVEGFDPAEVELSVMMLSPAWRLIESLAHEENRNSCWMAIKQQLQHYCTVDMVSWADVERLLHQSVLESMTLTSLDQNGVLLRSAGPLGALEPALQQTIIPWDNPPDYAQQQLHNLRTKGLTFLSEDPINTKNFSQRVGSCVDLSDIQSCRLRSLFDWHYSEWHSATVFPQVLQRASEQYCCLDTFRGSHRNVFYIFCHNPMSPHRQCKEFWDVSLHTDVKFRKYLEHVADAISDWTKEEELKREERRTVWSPTDEKTSEASKEMDTLETVIRENSLKAWKLEQECLKMEEQTKKVKKESAPKGKPPSEVDRSDNKRSKTLSPEKKSRSEMAGSADKSISTPAPPVEETKEPHQNEEAFKHFTGYRMDGKLIHVSGRLQHLFPSDGGHISVENISFVEGSSLVKLAVRKDGHHFYTHINQCIVDSVTPPTQRETSDIQKDCKESVEMKMVKQGSLSAVLNNGIHLSFSFYGPTGECIVNAQEAGGAIPESSTAVPVTPTQTADSQVQPSEFQVSHMQEKNTKESINFAVCDKQTTSLSKPFTSLNLSLPTGLLLQVLREDPEGQYLHQRHRFTQTGVSSEELGMLVRQSFPLCATGAVTPPQDPSLYKELSRLVTSQGAVIRTMRDGSTEVLFADGSVSFSQDCGPVWVPDSEVEETSQEAEDNKKEQSSSTDAQRGCWTTTTPSGARICTVGTTHKHIPISPLLAYKATDPITNEVMLSREDLVVSVQNPDGSLIVEHTDGTRITSMIQNSPHILLHTGDRAESVTLKSTSECVCGCAECVCVTRCADSINEKMHIQSSCDTGEHRDSTETAHDKDSVGQACAKSESELICDEGAQSSASNGDKGVSIVKRNECEDEEESESTKERVFVVEKEGYATVVMYPERHTAHVFLADGTAVTGNNQGEYQVFPSNTGLLHVRSDGKCVYTSDSLTTPSPKSGTPTTLPGSYTFSHSDSVICDITDHDGNHFQVTEDGQVSVLNFSPASSSIKLDEEELEEEEREMAGTPVKHREHCPRLFVLHEDGSATELLSSQAVEELLYQACCDPAIAVLKEPLPDTQDEFGITILKPSHQSVWSKWLLGKQNPDITPPNLRNRGWNDFPRGETKTLGSPFGTNMGRGLTLSERFGCTTAPCPSVRSCPKVLEMRELYQHRPLTTPLKNTIDTRLKEYIEGLMEREQRSEEIKVKDPRTEEETARASEMLSLVLSFAEEEDKGPTFDKMSPEDLASLYSKGVRAEQSDVSEDTVTSASDSFTKREESKWAGNLSQYSRQELLEEKVCREALRKKNIVPYFHAENATMFQDLLQQQVPDMKALSMNLPPTPKSDSVELFLIDAPQDTARPLNATPSKSASSSAAALHRPPEKRLSNPTPQATGERHLRSSSVPFKSVQVDVTGKPRKTKVRLPASILSSKPHSEPNQQFLSLEEPVRRKCRAVSLMDAGVVVRGFVLLPPSVDFGMLQEGTSSDMTVLMKNVGVDTCRFHVKQPPSATGLRVIYNPGPVAAGLHVELKVQLFAICGVEAGVVEPKTRISQDVTIRTETDILYLPVTATVLSESLYELWVKDHTRARRGCRLKKRATHT is encoded by the exons GTAGAGATGTCCACAGAGCAGCCGGTCACTGAGAAGCCTAAACCTTATGATGGACCCTGGTTGGACCCTGGTGTGGTCAGCTACATGCTGCAAAGCTTCCAGCCTCTGGTGGCcacagaagaggagagaagaagcgTGTTAGGAGGTTTCCTGCCTCTGGTGAAGAGTCAGGACGACAAGAAG AGATTGGCGCAGATGTTTGAAGCAAACCCTGCTCAGAAGACGCCGGAGCATCCTGTCATTGTCAGACACCATGATGAGAGAGCACTACGTCTGAAGGACGTCAGT GCAGTGGAGGGCTTTGATCCAGCAGAGGTGGAGTTGTCTGTGATGATGCTGTCTCCTGCGTGGCGCCTGATCGAGTCTCTAGCTCATGAGGAAAACAGAAACTCCTGTTGGATGGCAATCAAACAGCAGCTACAACACTACTGCACAGTTG ATATGGTGTCATGGGCTGATGTGGAGCGCCTGCTTCATCAGAGTGTACTGGAGTCTATGACGCTGACCAGTCTGGACCAGAACGGTGTGCTCCTGAGAAGCGCAGGCCCTCTGGGAGCACTGGAACCAGCTCTACAGCAGACAATAATCCCCTGGGACAACCCACCAGACTATGcccaacagcagctccacaacCTCAGAACTAAAG GTCTAACATTTCTCAGTGAGGATCCCATTAACACAAAG AATTTCAGCCAGAGAGTAGGCAGCTGCGTGGACCTGTCCGACATtcagagctgcaggctgaggtCTCTGTTTGACTGGCACTATTCTGAATGGCACAGTGCTACTGTCTTCCCACAG GTTCTCCAGCGGGCCTCTGAACAATACTGCTGCTTAGACACATTCAGAGGAAGTCATAGGAacgtgttttacattttttgccACAATCCCATGAGTCCTCATCGCCAGTGCAAGGAATTCTGGGATGTATCTCTTCACACTGACGTCAAGTTCAG AAAGTACTTGGAGCATGTGGCAGATGCTATTTCAGACTGGACTAAAGAGGAGGAATTAAAGAGGGAAGAAAGAAGGACAGTTTGGTCTCCAACAG ATGAAAAGACTTCAGAGGCTTCAAAGGAGATGGATACTTTGGAAACCGTCATAAGAGAAAACTCCCTCAAA GCCtggaagctggagcaggagtgTCTAAAGATGGAGGAACAgactaaaaaagtaaaaaaggagAGCGCACCAAAAGGCAAACCGCCATCTGAGGTGGATAGGTCAGACAACAAGAGGAGTAAAACATTATCTCCAGAGAAGAAGAGTAGATCAGAAATGGCAGGAAGCGCAGACAAGTCTATTTCTACTCCAGCGCCCCCAGTGGAGGAAACGAAAGAGCCGCATCAGAATGAGGAGGCCTTTAAG CATTTTACAGGCTATCGCATGGATGGAAAGTTGATCCATGTGTCAGGTCGTCTCCAGCATCTTTTCCCTTCAGATGGAGGCCACATCAGTGTGGAGAACATCAGCTTTGTTGAAG GTTCAAGCCTTGTGAAACTCGCTGTGAGAAAAGACGGTCatcatttttacacacacatcaacCAGTGTATTGTTGATTCTGTAACACCTCCCACTCAGAGAGAGACTAGTGATATACAGAAGGACTGTAAAG AGTCGGTGGAGATGAAAATGGTAAAGCAGGGCTCTCTCTCAGCGGTGCTAAATAACGGAATCCACCTGTCATTCAGTTTCTACGGACCCACGGGGGAATGCATAG TGAATGCACAAGAGGCTGGAGGGGCAATCCCAGAATCCTCCACTGCTGTTCCTgtcactcccacacagacagcagacagTCAGGTCCAACCTTCAGAGTTCCAGGTTTCACacatgcaggaaaaaaacacaaaagaaagcATAAAT TTCGCCGTGTGTGACAAGCAGACAACATCATTATCCAAACCATTCACCAGCCTCAACCTGTCACTTCCTACTGGTTTACTGCTACAGGTTCTGAGAGAGGACCCTGAAGGCCAGTACCTTCACCAAAGACACAGGTTTACGCAAACAG GAGTGTCCTCAGAGGAGCTGGGTATGCTGGTGAGACAGAGCTTTCCTCTCTGTGCTACAGGAGCAGTGACGCCCCCTCAGGACCCCTCCCTCTACAAAGAACTATCTCGTCTTGTCACCAGTCAGGGAGCTGTGATCCGGACAATGAGAGACGGGTCCACGGAG gtccTGTTTGCAGATGGCTCAGTTAGCTTTAGCCAGGACTGTGGTCCAGTGTGGGTGCCTGACTCTGAAGTTGAAGAGACTtcccaggaggctgaggacaaCAAGAAAG AGCAAAGCTCAAGTACGGATGCCCAGAGAGGTTGTTGGACAACTACGACTCCATCTGGGGCTCGCATCTGCACTGTAGggaccacacacaaacacatacccATCAGTCCTCTTCTTGCTTATAAGGCTACAGACCCCATCACCAATGAG GTGATGCTGAGTCGAGAGGATCTAGTAGTATCCGTCCAGAACCCAGATGGCTCACTCATTGTGGAGCACACAGATGGAACCCGGATCACCAGCATGATCCAAAATAGCCCACACATCCTGCTGCACACAG GAGATCGGGCTGAGAGTGTGACCCTTAAGTCCACTTCTGAATGTGTATGCGGTTGcgccgagtgtgtgtgtgtcacaaggTGTGCAGACAGCATTAATGAGAAAATGCACATCCAGAGTAGCTGTGACACTGGGGAGCACAGGGACAGCACGGAAACAGCACATGACAAGGACAGCGTGGGACAAGCCTGTGcaaagtctgagtctgagcttaTCTGTGATGAAGGCGCTCAAAGCAGTGCATCTAATGGAGACAAGGGTGTTTCTATAGTTAAGAGGAATGaatgtgaggatgaggaggagagcgagtcAACCAAGGAGCGAGTGTTtgtggtggagaaggagggcTATGCCACTGTGGTGATGTATCCAGAGCGACACACAGCTCATGTGTTTTTAGCTGATGGAACTGCCGTCACTGGAAACAACCAAGGAGAATATCAG GTTTTCCCATCTAATACCGGGCTGTTGCACGTCCGAAGTGATGGGAAGTGTGTTTACACGTCTGACTCGCTTACAACCCCCAGTCCAAAGAGCGGTACccctaccaccctcccaggaaGCTACACCTTCAGTCACTCTGATTCAGTGATCTGTGACATTACAGACCATGATGGAAACCACTTCCAG GTGACTGAGGACGGGCAGGTATCAGTCCTGAATTTCAGTCCTGCTTCAAGCTCCATTAAACTTGATGAGGaagagttggaggaggaggagagagaaatggCTGGGACTCCTGTAAAACACAGAGAACACTGTCCAAG GTTATTTGTGTTGCATGAGGATGGATCAGCTACTGAACTGCTGAGCTCTcaggctgtggaggagctgctctaTCAGGCGTGTTGTGACCCTGCCATAGCCGTGCTGAAGGAACCACTGCCAGACACACAAG ATGAATTTGGCATTACCATCTTGAAGCCCAGCCATCAGAGCGTGTGGTCCAAGTGGTTGCTAGGGAAACAAAATCCTGACATCACCCCTCCCAACCTCAGAAACCGTGGCTGGAATGACTTCCCTAGAGGAGAG ACGAAGACCCTGGGTTCTCCATTTGGTACCAACATGGGTCGAGGTTTGACTCTAAGCGAGAGGTTTGGTTGTACCACAGCACCGTGTCCATCTGTCAGAAGTTGCCCTAAAGTCCTGGAGATGAGGGAGCTTTACCAGCACAGGCCACTTACCACACCCCTCAAAAACACTATAGACACACGACTAAAG GAATATATAGAAGGTTTGATGGAGCGGGAGCAACGATCAGAGGAGATCAAAGTCAAAGACCCCCGCACTGAGGAAGAGACCGCCCGTGCAAGCGAGATGCTCAGCCTAGTCCTG TCTTTTGCAGAGGAAGAGGATAAAGGCCCGACCTTTGACAAGATGTCTCCTG aggatCTTGCCAGTCTCTACAGCAAAGGAGTCAGAGCTGAGCAGTCAGATGTCTCAGAAGACACAGTCACATCAGCTAGTGACAG TTTTACAAAGAGAGAAGAGTCAAAATGGGCTGGAAATCTTTCACAGTACAG CAGGCAGGAGTTGCTTGAGGAGAAGGTTTGTAGAGAGGCCTTGAGGAAGAAAAACATTGTTCCTTATTTCCACGCCGAAAATGCCACAATGTTCCAG GATCTTCTACAACAACAAGTGCCAGACATGAAGGCTCTCTCCATGAATCTCCCTCCGACCCCCAAATCAGACAGTGTTGAGTTGTTCCTGATAGATGCCCCACAAGACA cgGCACGGCCCTTAAACGCAACACCCTCCAAATCAGCAAG tagcagtgcagcagcactCCACAGGCCTCCTGAAAAAAGACTCTCAAACCCCACACCACAGGCGACCG GTGAAAGGCATTTGAGGAGTTCATCTGTCCCATTCAAGTCAGTCCAAGTGGATGTGACTGGGAAACCTCGGAAAACTAAAGTCCGCCTACCGGCCTCCATCCTCAGCTCCAAACCCCACAGTGAACCAAACCAGCAG TTCCTGTCACTGGAGGAGCCGGTGAGGAGGAAATGCCGAGCGGTTTCTCTGATGGATGCGGGCGTCGTGGTGAGGGGCTTCGTCCTCCTCCCGCCCAGCGTTGACTTCGGCATGCTGCAGGAGGGCACCTCCTCAGACATGACTGTGCTGATGAAGAACGTGGGCGTTGACACCTGCAG GTTCCATGTGAAGCAGCCTCCTTCTGCGACAGGCCTGCGGGTCATCTACAACCCTGGGCCT GTGGCTGCAGGTCTGCATGTTGAACTGAAGGTCCAGCTGTTCGCCATATGTGGAGTGGAAGCAGGAGTAGTGGAGCCAAAGACACGCATCTCCCAGGACGTCACCATCCGTACGGAGACAGACATCCTCTACCTGCCCGTCACTGCGA CCGTCCTGTCTGAGAGCCTGTACGAGCTCTGGGTTAAAGATCACACCAGAGCACGGAGAGGCTGCAGGCTGAAGAAgagggccacacacacatga
- the spag17 gene encoding sperm-associated antigen 17 isoform X5 yields the protein MNGKVRSARSVQERVQVDGRSNPAGPGPFPPRDLIRVEMSTEQPVTEKPKPYDGPWLDPGVVSYMLQSFLPLVATEEERRSVLGGLLPLVKSRKSEEDDKKIFNLSRGRTVTAMRRMHTPQVEMSTEQPVTEKPKPYDGPWLDPGVVNYMLQSFLPLVATEEERRSVLGGFLPLVKSQDDKKVEMSTEQPVTEKPKPYDGPWLDPGVVSYMLQSFQPLVATEEERRSVLGGFLPLVKSQDDKKRLAQMFEANPAQKTPEHPVIVRHHDERALRLKDVSAVEGFDPAEVELSVMMLSPAWRLIESLAHEENRNSCWMAIKQQLQHYCTVDMVSWADVERLLHQSVLESMTLTSLDQNGVLLRSAGPLGALEPALQQTIIPWDNPPDYAQQQLHNLRTKGLTFLSEDPINTKNFSQRVGSCVDLSDIQSCRLRSLFDWHYSEWHSATVFPQVLQRASEQYCCLDTFRGSHRNVFYIFCHNPMSPHRQCKEFWDVSLHTDVKFRKYLEHVADAISDWTKEEELKREERRTVWSPTDEKTSEASKEMDTLETVIRENSLKAWKLEQECLKMEEQTKKVKKESAPKGKPPSEVDRSDNKRSKTLSPEKKSRSEMAGSADKSISTPAPPVEETKEPHQNEEAFKHFTGYRMDGKLIHVSGRLQHLFPSDGGHISVENISFVEGSSLVKLAVRKDGHHFYTHINQCIVDSVTPPTQRETSDIQKDCKESVEMKMVKQGSLSAVLNNGIHLSFSFYGPTGECIVNAQEAGGAIPESSTAVPVTPTQTADSQVQPSEFQVSHMQEKNTKESINFAVCDKQTTSLSKPFTSLNLSLPTGLLLQVLREDPEGQYLHQRHRFTQTGVSSEELGMLVRQSFPLCATGAVTPPQDPSLYKELSRLVTSQGAVIRTMRDGSTEVLFADGSVSFSQDCGPVWVPDSEVEETSQEAEDNKKEQSSSTDAQRGCWTTTTPSGARICTVGTTHKHIPISPLLAYKATDPITNEVMLSREDLVVSVQNPDGSLIVEHTDGTRITSMIQNSPHILLHTGDRAESVTLKSTSECVCGCAECVCVTRCADSINEKMHIQSSCDTGEHRDSTETAHDKDSVGQACAKSESELICDEGAQSSASNGDKGVSIVKRNECEDEEESESTKERVFVVEKEGYATVVMYPERHTAHVFLADGTAVTGNNQGEYQVFPSNTGLLHVRSDGKCVYTSDSLTTPSPKSGTPTTLPGSYTFSHSDSVICDITDHDGNHFQVTEDGQVSVLNFSPASSSIKLDEEELEEEEREMAGTPVKHREHCPRLFVLHEDGSATELLSSQAVEELLYQACCDPAIAVLKEPLPDTQDEFGITILKPSHQSVWSKWLLGKQNPDITPPNLRNRGWNDFPRGETKTLGSPFGTNMGRGLTLSERFGCTTAPCPSVRSCPKVLEMRELYQHRPLTTPLKNTIDTRLKEYIEGLMEREQRSEEIKVKDPRTEEETARASEMLSLVLSFAEEEDKGPTFDKMSPEDLASLYSKGVRAEQSDVSEDTVTSASDSFTKREESKWAGNLSQYSRQELLEEKVCREALRKKNIVPYFHAENATMFQDLLQQQVPDMKALSMNLPPTPKSDSVELFLIDAPQDTARPLNATPSKSASSSAAALHRPPEKRLSNPTPQATGERHLRSSSVPFKSVQVDVTGKPRKTKVRLPASILSSKPHSEPNQQFLSLEEPVRRKCRAVSLMDAGVVVRGFVLLPPSVDFGMLQEGTSSDMTVLMKNVGVDTCRFHVKQPPSATGLRVIYNPGPVAAGLHVELKVQLFAICGVEAGVVEPKTRISQDVTIRTETDILYLPVTATVLSESLYELWVKDHTRARRGCRLKKRATHT from the exons GTAGAGATGTCCACAGAGCAGCCGGTCACTGAGAAGCCTAAACCTTATGATGGACCCTGGTTGGACCCTGGTGTGGTCAGCTACATGCTGCAAAGCTTCCAGCCTCTGGTGGCcacagaagaggagagaagaagcgTGTTAGGAGGTTTCCTGCCTCTGGTGAAGAGTCAGGACGACAAGAAG AGATTGGCGCAGATGTTTGAAGCAAACCCTGCTCAGAAGACGCCGGAGCATCCTGTCATTGTCAGACACCATGATGAGAGAGCACTACGTCTGAAGGACGTCAGT GCAGTGGAGGGCTTTGATCCAGCAGAGGTGGAGTTGTCTGTGATGATGCTGTCTCCTGCGTGGCGCCTGATCGAGTCTCTAGCTCATGAGGAAAACAGAAACTCCTGTTGGATGGCAATCAAACAGCAGCTACAACACTACTGCACAGTTG ATATGGTGTCATGGGCTGATGTGGAGCGCCTGCTTCATCAGAGTGTACTGGAGTCTATGACGCTGACCAGTCTGGACCAGAACGGTGTGCTCCTGAGAAGCGCAGGCCCTCTGGGAGCACTGGAACCAGCTCTACAGCAGACAATAATCCCCTGGGACAACCCACCAGACTATGcccaacagcagctccacaacCTCAGAACTAAAG GTCTAACATTTCTCAGTGAGGATCCCATTAACACAAAG AATTTCAGCCAGAGAGTAGGCAGCTGCGTGGACCTGTCCGACATtcagagctgcaggctgaggtCTCTGTTTGACTGGCACTATTCTGAATGGCACAGTGCTACTGTCTTCCCACAG GTTCTCCAGCGGGCCTCTGAACAATACTGCTGCTTAGACACATTCAGAGGAAGTCATAGGAacgtgttttacattttttgccACAATCCCATGAGTCCTCATCGCCAGTGCAAGGAATTCTGGGATGTATCTCTTCACACTGACGTCAAGTTCAG AAAGTACTTGGAGCATGTGGCAGATGCTATTTCAGACTGGACTAAAGAGGAGGAATTAAAGAGGGAAGAAAGAAGGACAGTTTGGTCTCCAACAG ATGAAAAGACTTCAGAGGCTTCAAAGGAGATGGATACTTTGGAAACCGTCATAAGAGAAAACTCCCTCAAA GCCtggaagctggagcaggagtgTCTAAAGATGGAGGAACAgactaaaaaagtaaaaaaggagAGCGCACCAAAAGGCAAACCGCCATCTGAGGTGGATAGGTCAGACAACAAGAGGAGTAAAACATTATCTCCAGAGAAGAAGAGTAGATCAGAAATGGCAGGAAGCGCAGACAAGTCTATTTCTACTCCAGCGCCCCCAGTGGAGGAAACGAAAGAGCCGCATCAGAATGAGGAGGCCTTTAAG CATTTTACAGGCTATCGCATGGATGGAAAGTTGATCCATGTGTCAGGTCGTCTCCAGCATCTTTTCCCTTCAGATGGAGGCCACATCAGTGTGGAGAACATCAGCTTTGTTGAAG GTTCAAGCCTTGTGAAACTCGCTGTGAGAAAAGACGGTCatcatttttacacacacatcaacCAGTGTATTGTTGATTCTGTAACACCTCCCACTCAGAGAGAGACTAGTGATATACAGAAGGACTGTAAAG AGTCGGTGGAGATGAAAATGGTAAAGCAGGGCTCTCTCTCAGCGGTGCTAAATAACGGAATCCACCTGTCATTCAGTTTCTACGGACCCACGGGGGAATGCATAG TGAATGCACAAGAGGCTGGAGGGGCAATCCCAGAATCCTCCACTGCTGTTCCTgtcactcccacacagacagcagacagTCAGGTCCAACCTTCAGAGTTCCAGGTTTCACacatgcaggaaaaaaacacaaaagaaagcATAAAT TTCGCCGTGTGTGACAAGCAGACAACATCATTATCCAAACCATTCACCAGCCTCAACCTGTCACTTCCTACTGGTTTACTGCTACAGGTTCTGAGAGAGGACCCTGAAGGCCAGTACCTTCACCAAAGACACAGGTTTACGCAAACAG GAGTGTCCTCAGAGGAGCTGGGTATGCTGGTGAGACAGAGCTTTCCTCTCTGTGCTACAGGAGCAGTGACGCCCCCTCAGGACCCCTCCCTCTACAAAGAACTATCTCGTCTTGTCACCAGTCAGGGAGCTGTGATCCGGACAATGAGAGACGGGTCCACGGAG gtccTGTTTGCAGATGGCTCAGTTAGCTTTAGCCAGGACTGTGGTCCAGTGTGGGTGCCTGACTCTGAAGTTGAAGAGACTtcccaggaggctgaggacaaCAAGAAAG AGCAAAGCTCAAGTACGGATGCCCAGAGAGGTTGTTGGACAACTACGACTCCATCTGGGGCTCGCATCTGCACTGTAGggaccacacacaaacacatacccATCAGTCCTCTTCTTGCTTATAAGGCTACAGACCCCATCACCAATGAG GTGATGCTGAGTCGAGAGGATCTAGTAGTATCCGTCCAGAACCCAGATGGCTCACTCATTGTGGAGCACACAGATGGAACCCGGATCACCAGCATGATCCAAAATAGCCCACACATCCTGCTGCACACAG GAGATCGGGCTGAGAGTGTGACCCTTAAGTCCACTTCTGAATGTGTATGCGGTTGcgccgagtgtgtgtgtgtcacaaggTGTGCAGACAGCATTAATGAGAAAATGCACATCCAGAGTAGCTGTGACACTGGGGAGCACAGGGACAGCACGGAAACAGCACATGACAAGGACAGCGTGGGACAAGCCTGTGcaaagtctgagtctgagcttaTCTGTGATGAAGGCGCTCAAAGCAGTGCATCTAATGGAGACAAGGGTGTTTCTATAGTTAAGAGGAATGaatgtgaggatgaggaggagagcgagtcAACCAAGGAGCGAGTGTTtgtggtggagaaggagggcTATGCCACTGTGGTGATGTATCCAGAGCGACACACAGCTCATGTGTTTTTAGCTGATGGAACTGCCGTCACTGGAAACAACCAAGGAGAATATCAG GTTTTCCCATCTAATACCGGGCTGTTGCACGTCCGAAGTGATGGGAAGTGTGTTTACACGTCTGACTCGCTTACAACCCCCAGTCCAAAGAGCGGTACccctaccaccctcccaggaaGCTACACCTTCAGTCACTCTGATTCAGTGATCTGTGACATTACAGACCATGATGGAAACCACTTCCAG GTGACTGAGGACGGGCAGGTATCAGTCCTGAATTTCAGTCCTGCTTCAAGCTCCATTAAACTTGATGAGGaagagttggaggaggaggagagagaaatggCTGGGACTCCTGTAAAACACAGAGAACACTGTCCAAG GTTATTTGTGTTGCATGAGGATGGATCAGCTACTGAACTGCTGAGCTCTcaggctgtggaggagctgctctaTCAGGCGTGTTGTGACCCTGCCATAGCCGTGCTGAAGGAACCACTGCCAGACACACAAG ATGAATTTGGCATTACCATCTTGAAGCCCAGCCATCAGAGCGTGTGGTCCAAGTGGTTGCTAGGGAAACAAAATCCTGACATCACCCCTCCCAACCTCAGAAACCGTGGCTGGAATGACTTCCCTAGAGGAGAG ACGAAGACCCTGGGTTCTCCATTTGGTACCAACATGGGTCGAGGTTTGACTCTAAGCGAGAGGTTTGGTTGTACCACAGCACCGTGTCCATCTGTCAGAAGTTGCCCTAAAGTCCTGGAGATGAGGGAGCTTTACCAGCACAGGCCACTTACCACACCCCTCAAAAACACTATAGACACACGACTAAAG GAATATATAGAAGGTTTGATGGAGCGGGAGCAACGATCAGAGGAGATCAAAGTCAAAGACCCCCGCACTGAGGAAGAGACCGCCCGTGCAAGCGAGATGCTCAGCCTAGTCCTG TCTTTTGCAGAGGAAGAGGATAAAGGCCCGACCTTTGACAAGATGTCTCCTG aggatCTTGCCAGTCTCTACAGCAAAGGAGTCAGAGCTGAGCAGTCAGATGTCTCAGAAGACACAGTCACATCAGCTAGTGACAG TTTTACAAAGAGAGAAGAGTCAAAATGGGCTGGAAATCTTTCACAGTACAG CAGGCAGGAGTTGCTTGAGGAGAAGGTTTGTAGAGAGGCCTTGAGGAAGAAAAACATTGTTCCTTATTTCCACGCCGAAAATGCCACAATGTTCCAG GATCTTCTACAACAACAAGTGCCAGACATGAAGGCTCTCTCCATGAATCTCCCTCCGACCCCCAAATCAGACAGTGTTGAGTTGTTCCTGATAGATGCCCCACAAGACA cgGCACGGCCCTTAAACGCAACACCCTCCAAATCAGCAAG tagcagtgcagcagcactCCACAGGCCTCCTGAAAAAAGACTCTCAAACCCCACACCACAGGCGACCG GTGAAAGGCATTTGAGGAGTTCATCTGTCCCATTCAAGTCAGTCCAAGTGGATGTGACTGGGAAACCTCGGAAAACTAAAGTCCGCCTACCGGCCTCCATCCTCAGCTCCAAACCCCACAGTGAACCAAACCAGCAG TTCCTGTCACTGGAGGAGCCGGTGAGGAGGAAATGCCGAGCGGTTTCTCTGATGGATGCGGGCGTCGTGGTGAGGGGCTTCGTCCTCCTCCCGCCCAGCGTTGACTTCGGCATGCTGCAGGAGGGCACCTCCTCAGACATGACTGTGCTGATGAAGAACGTGGGCGTTGACACCTGCAG GTTCCATGTGAAGCAGCCTCCTTCTGCGACAGGCCTGCGGGTCATCTACAACCCTGGGCCT GTGGCTGCAGGTCTGCATGTTGAACTGAAGGTCCAGCTGTTCGCCATATGTGGAGTGGAAGCAGGAGTAGTGGAGCCAAAGACACGCATCTCCCAGGACGTCACCATCCGTACGGAGACAGACATCCTCTACCTGCCCGTCACTGCGA CCGTCCTGTCTGAGAGCCTGTACGAGCTCTGGGTTAAAGATCACACCAGAGCACGGAGAGGCTGCAGGCTGAAGAAgagggccacacacacatga